A region from the Gossypium arboreum isolate Shixiya-1 unplaced genomic scaffold, ASM2569848v2 Contig00359, whole genome shotgun sequence genome encodes:
- the LOC108462276 gene encoding heparanase-like protein 2, producing the protein MNFKSITFFAVLLSCFLVSKAEKVEVVVEGATSIAQTDEDFICVTLDWWPTNKCDYDQCPWGQAGLFNLDLKNKILEKAVKAFHPLRIRVGGSMQDQVVYNVRNNIKNCKPFEKQDKGFLFGFSIGCLDMKRWDELNEFFNQTRAKVTFGLNALIGRKESETEKTLWVGDWYSHNARDLMRYTISKGYKIDSYELGNELCGVGVSARIEAKQYAKDMATLKNLVKEMYPNPKTQPKVLGPGGFYDKKWFDTFLDASGHDVIDGVTHHIYNLGPGNNPDVVRRVQDPFFLTQIAQTFKDVSNAIDKFAPWSGAWVSESGGAYNSGGQLVSYTFAFGFWYLDQLGMTSVYNHKVYCRQALTGGNYALLNTTTFIPNPDYYGALLWHRVMGSKVLSVTHKGSPYLRVYSHCAKKEPGVSFVFINLSKNTSFEIDLFHDLNLHGGSPNFEFKGRKEREEYHLTPKDGNILSSVVLLNGTPLELSVSLEIPELKPKLVDGLKPISIVAHSIAFVTIRDFNAPAFIILLSCFNSHCLNLLGLADPVVSGNATDKQALLEFKAKITGDQLNVMESWNRSIHFCQWHGVTCGRKHQRVTKLDLQSLKLSGSLSPHIGNMSFLRVLNLMDNSFYNQIPQEIGGLRRLETLYLTNNSISGEIPSNLSSCSKLTIVRMAGNRLTGEIPAFLGFLSNLKVLSFYNNSLRGSIPPSLGNLSSLEELALTYNALDGIIPETLAQLTNLSSFLAAANAISGTLPVAMFNLSNIRFFDIGENKIQVNLYTDLAITMPYVEFFSVRGNKISGQIPISITNASNLHVLQFNDNRLSGKVPSLEKLDKLSTLQLAVNDLGHGREGDLNFLCTLVNNTKLEFLFISDNNFGGVFPKCVSNFSNTLLRLEIDENKIMGRIPDGIGNLVNLEALFASENQLSGPVPFEIGRLQKLNKFFAHINFLSGTIPHSIGNLSALTEVGLDFNNLQGNIPPMDLFPLNYLGSPPCP; encoded by the exons atGAATTTCAAAAGTATTACGTTTTTTGCTGTGCTTCTGTCATGCTTTTTGGTCTCAAAAGCTGAAAAAGTTGAAGTTGTGGTTGAAGGAGCAACTTCCATTGCTCAAACCGATGAAGATTTTATTTGTGTTACCCTTGATTGGTGGCCTACAAACAAGTGTGATTACGATCAATGTCCATGGGGTCAAGCTGGACtttttaatttg GATTTGAAGAACAAGATTCTTGAAAAGGCTGTAAAAG CATTTCATCCTTTGAGAATTAGAGTTGGAGGTTCAATGCAAGATCAAGTGGTGTACAATGTTCGAAATAATATTAAGAATTGCAAACCATTCGAAAAACAAGACAAAGGCTTCTTATTTGGTTTCTCCATTGGATGTCTTGACATGAAGAGATGGGATGAACTCAATGAGTTTTTCAATCAAACTCG AGCTAAAGTTACATTTGGTTTAAATGCTCTTATCGGAAGAAAAGAGTCTGAAACTGAAAAGACTCTTTGGGTTGGTGATTGGTATTCACATAATGCTCGAGATCTCATGCGTTATACAATTTCTAAAGGATATAAAATTGACTCTTATGAATTAG gAAATGAATTGTGTGGAGTAGGAGTTAGTGCTAGGATTGAAGCTAAACAATATGCAAAAGATATGGCAACACTTAAAAATCTTGTAAAAGAGATGTATCCAAATCCTAAAACTCAACCTAAGGTTTTAGGCCCGGGAGGTTTCTATGACAAGAAATGGTTCGATACTTTTTTGGATGCTTCAGGACATGACGTTATTGATGGAGTTACACATCATATTTATAATCTCGGACCCG GTAATAACCCAGATGTGGTTCGTCGTGTCCAAGATCCATTTTTCTTGACTCAAATTGCTCAAACATTTAAAGATGTTTCAAATGCTATTGACAAATTTGCACCATGGTCTGGTGCATGGGTTAGTGAATCGGGTGGAGCTTATAACAGTGGCGGCCAATTAGTATCTTATACATTTGCATTTGGCTTTTG GTACTTGGACCAATTGGGAATGACATCAGTTTATAACCACAAAGTTTATTGCAGACAAGCTTTGACCGGGGGCAATTACGCTCTTCTTAATACTACTACATTCATTCCTAATCCAGATTATTACGG TGCGCTTTTGTGGCATAGAGTTATGGGGAGTAAAGTTCTTTCCGTCACGCATAAGGGTTCTCCATATTTGCGTGTATACTCTCATTGTGCCAAAAAGGag CCCGgggtttcttttgttttcatcaactTATCAAAAAATACCTCATTTGAAATTGATCTTTTCCATGATCTAAATTTACATGGTGGGAgtccaaattttgaatttaaaggaCGTAAAGAGCGAGAAGAGTATCATTTGACACCAAAAGATGGGAATATATTAAGCAGTGTTGTATTGTTGAACGGAACACCACTGGAACTTTCAGTCTCGTTGGAGATACCAGAGTTGAAGCCGAAGCTTGTGGATGGTTTGAAACCCATTAGCATCGTTGCTCATTCAATCGCATTCGTAACCATTAGAGATTTCAATGCACCTGCAT TTATAATTCTTCTCTCATGCTTCAACTCCCACTGTCTTAACTTGCTTGGTTTAGCAGACCCTGTAGTTAGTGGAAACGCCACTGATAAACAAGCTTTACTCGAGTTCAAAGCCAAGATAACTGGTGATCAGCTCAATGTTATGGAGTCGTGGAATAGGTCCATTCACTTCTGTCAATGGCATGGCGTTACATGCGGTCGCAAGCATCAGAGAGTCACCAAATTGGATCTACAATCCCTCAAACTCTCGGGATCTTTATCACCACACATTGGAAATATGAGCTTCCTTAGGGTGCTGAATCTTATGGACAACAGCTTCTATAACCAGATTCCTCAAGAGATTGGTGGTTTAAGGAGACTGGAAACATTATATCTGACCAACAACTCCATAAGTGGTGAAATTCCTTCCAATTTATCTTCTTGTTCTAAGCTCACAATAGTTCGTATGGCAGGCAACCGGCTAACAGGAGAAATACCTGCTTTTCTGGGTTTCTTGTCAAACTTGAAAGTCTTGAGTTTTTACAACAACAGTTTGAGAGGGAGTATCCCACCTTCATTGGGTAATTTGTCATCCTTGGAGGAACTTGCCTTGACATATAATGCATTAGATGGGATTATACCTGAAACTCTTGCACAACTAACAAATCTTTCAAGTTTTTTGGCAGCAGCAAATGCAATTTCTGGTACGCTTCCTGTTGCAATGTTCAATCTTTCCAATATTAGGTTCTTTGATATTGGTGAAAATAAGATTCAAGTTAATCTTTATACTGACTTAGCGATCACTATGCCATATGTTGAGTTCTTTTCTGTAAGGGGAAATAAAATCTCCGGACAAATCCCGATTTCAATAACCAATGCCTCAAATCTACACGTACTTCAATTTAATGATAATAGACTTAGTGGAAAGGTGCCTTCCTTGGAGAAGTTGGATAAACTATCTACGCTTCAACTAGCCGTAAACGATTTGGGACATGGGAGAGAAGGTGACTTGAACTTTCTCTGCACTTTAGTCAATAATACCAAATTAGAATTTCTATTTATTAGTGACAATAATTTTGGAGGGGTATTTCCTAAATGCGTCAGCAATTTTTCCAACACCCTTTTACGGttagaaatagacgagaacaaaATAATGGGAAGAATCCCAGATGGGATTGGTAATCTCGtcaatttggaggcattatttgcaTCAGAAAACCAGCTGTCGGGTCCCGTACCATTTGAGATTGGGAGGCTTCAAAAGCTAAACAAATTTTTCGCTCATATTAATTTTCTCTCCGGAACTATTCCCCATTCTATTGGAAATTTATCGGCTTTAACAGAAGTTGGTTTAGATTTTAACAATCTTCAGGGCAACATTCCTCCAA TGGACCTATTCCCCCTCAATTACTTGGGGTCTCCTCCATGTCCATAA
- the LOC128288962 gene encoding probable LRR receptor-like serine/threonine-protein kinase At3g47570: MKNLDELYVSQNRLSGLLPKTLVSCVSLEKLYLDGNLFEGPIPSSLSSLRGLEALDVSNNNLSGEIPEFLVRFGALRYLNLSFNNFEGVIPSGGIFKNASATFVEGNSKLCGGIPELHMLRCNLKTSSSNSLRLKVAIIVVTLGVTLAFTCLLILWFRKKKEKQATTTGVEISVLQLSYQSIVGATDGFSTQNLVGSGSFGSVYKGVLEASGAVIAVKVLNLLNRGASRSFLAECEALKNIRHRNLVKVLTAISGVDYQGNDFKALVYEFMENGSLEDWLHPLIGMNEPETARNLNFFQRVSMAIDVAYALEYLHHHCEEAIIHCDLKPSNILLDEEMVGHISDFGLAKILSTDRLNYSANKSSSLGLRGTIGYAAPEYGMGNELSTKGDVYSFGILLLEMFTGKRPTDEGFKEGLSLHNFVKEALPERVTDIIDPILLQERIERESLNENSLGSDRDLRCWNSIFEIGLTCSSKSPHERIDMSDVVTKLCKIRDKLHPT; this comes from the exons ATGAAAAATCTAGATGAACTCTATGTTTCTCAAAATAGGTTATCCGGTTTGCTTCCAAAAACCCTTGTTAGCTGTGTAAGTCTAGAGAAACTGTATTTGGATGGAAATCTTTTTGAAGGACCCATTCCTTCATCTTTGAGTTCACTTAGAGGACTTGAGGCATTAGACGTATCCAACAATAATCTTTCAGGTGAGATTCCAGAATTTCTTGTCAGATTTGGGGCTTTAAGGTACTTAAATCTCTCTTTCAATAATTTTGAAGGAGTGATACCAAGTGGAGGAATCTTTAAGAATGCCAGTGCAACATTTGTTGAAGGAAACAGTAAGCTCTGTGGAGGCATCCCCGAATTACACATGTTAAGATGTAACTTGAAAACATCATCAAGCAATTCTCTGAGATTAAAAGTTGCAATTATTGTTGTGACTTTAGGAGTGACTCTGGCTTTTACTTGTCTCCTCATCTTGTGGTTTAGAAAGAAGAAAGAGAAACAGGCAACAACAACTGGCGTAGAAATTTCGGTTTTACAACTATCATACCAAAGCATCGTAGGGGCTACGGATGGATTCTCCACGCAGAATTTGGTTGGTTCAGGAAGCTTTGGTTCTGTATACAAAGGAGTTCTTGAAGCTAGTGGAGCAGTTATTGCAGTAAAGGTGCTTAATCTTCTGAATCGTGGAGCTTCTAGGAGTTTCCTGGCTGAATGCGAGGCCTTGAAGAACATTCGACATCGAAATCTTGTCAAGGTACTAACAGCTATTTCAGGAGTCGATTATCAAGGCAATGATTTTAAAGCCTTGGTTTATGAGTTCATGGAAAATGGAAGCTTGGAAGACTGGTTGCATCCACTTATTGGCATGAATGAACCAGAGACGGCGAGAAACCTAAACTTCTTCCAAAGAGTAAGTATGGCTATAGATGTTGCTTATGCACTCGAATATCTGCACCATCATTGTGAAGAAGCAATCATTCATTGTGACCTCAAGCCAAGCAATATTCTACTTGATGAGGAAATGGTTGGTCATATAAGTGACTTCGGCTTAGCAAAAATCCTTTCTACGGACAGACTGAACTATTCTGCTAATAAATCAAGCTCCCTTGGACTAAGAGGAACTATTGGTTATGCTGCACCAg AATATGGCATGGGAAACGAGTTGTCAACGAAAGGTGATGTATATAGCTTTGGCATTCTTTTGCTAGAGATGTTTACGGGAAAAAGGCCAACCGATGAAGGGTTCAAAGAAGGTTTAAGTCTTCACAATTTTGTCAAGGAAGCTTTGCCCGAACGAGTGACTGACATTATAGATCCCATTCTTCTTCAAGAAAGAATCGAACGAGAATCTCTCAATGAAAATAGCCTAGGGAGTGATAGAGATCTTCGATGCTGGAATTCAATATTTGAAATCGGACTGACTTGTTCTTCAAAATCACCGCATGAGCGTATTGACATGAGTGATGTTGTTACCAAGCTTTGTAAAATTAGAGACAAGCTTCATCCAACTTGA